Proteins from a single region of Oncorhynchus nerka isolate Pitt River linkage group LG18, Oner_Uvic_2.0, whole genome shotgun sequence:
- the LOC115116571 gene encoding fibrinogen-like protein 1, whose product MVEHSSHAMAGASTIVVLGLLFLTECHSAPVQCGEMVGRLQAEMEYLVRVINDQHHYIQGLHFSQAQKLPQIPQTHLQTEGQYKDCAEIFKDGNSVSGLYMIRPDQAPSSFMVFCDMSDGGGWTVIQRRKDGTESFDRAWVEYKHGFGDSKSDGEFWLGNDPLHYLTSQGDYNLKINMEDFDENQRFAKYKNMKVDDEKNQYKLHLGEYTGNAGDALSEAHSHPSGQWNSLGASQLGVKFSTYDHPNKDDEKCIRHDMSGWWFSKCESGNLNGHYYNWPYQAVMDDGVVWYTWHGWWYSIKSVVMMIRASDVHPAGSDV is encoded by the exons ATGGTTGAACATAGCTCACACGCCATGGCAGGAGCGTCCACCATAGTAGTTTTGGGGCTTTTGTTCCTCACGGAATGCCACTCG GCCCCAGTGCAGTGTGGGGAGATGGTGGGGCGTCTGCAGGCTGAGATGGAGTACCTGGTGAGGGTGATCAACGATCAGCACCACTACATCCAGGGGCTTCACTTCAGCCAGGCCCAGAAGCTGCCCCAGATCCCCcagacacacctccagactgaggGCCAGTACAAAG ACTGTGCTGAGATCTTTAAGGATGGGAACTCCGTTAGTGGCCTGTATATGATCAGACCGGACCAGGCTCCCTCCTCCTTCATGGTGTTCTGTGACATGAGTGATGGAGGAGGCTGGACTGTCATCCAGAGGAGAAAGGACGGAACAGAGTCCTTCGACAG agCGTGGGTGGAGTATAAGCATGGTTTTGGAGACAGCAAGTCAGACGGAGAGTTCTGGCTAGGGAACGACCCCCTACACTACCTCACCTCTCAAG GCGACTACAACCTAAAGATCAACATGGAGGACTTTGACGAAAACCAGCGCTTCGCCAAGTACAAAAACATGAAAGTTGATGATGAAAAG aACCAGTATAAGCTTCATCTGGGTGAGTACACTGGCAATGCGGGGGACGCCCTCTCCGAAGCCCACTCCCATCCCAGTGGGCAGTGGAACAGTCTAGGGGCCAGTCAACTGGGAGTCAAGTTCAGTACCTACGACCATCCCAACAAGGACGATGAGAAGTGTATACGCCATGACATGTCAGGCTGGTGGTTCAGCAA GTGTGAGTCTGGCAACTTGAACGGTCACTACTACAACTggccgtaccaagcggtgatggaTGACGGGGTGGTCTGGTACACCTGGCACGGCTGGTGGTATTCAATCAAATCCGTAGTCATGATGATCCGGGCCTCCGACGTCCATCCGGCTGGATCTGATGTCTAA